The following are encoded in a window of Pseudomonadota bacterium genomic DNA:
- a CDS encoding CinA family protein: MEDITILGETAGSLLKARKETIAVAESSTGGLISSTLLAVPGASEFYLGGAVVYTARAREAFFRIKQDEVDRAGFRSATEPYVALLAARCKTVLAADWGIAESGASGPFGNRYGDPAGHTVLAISGAYNCTRSMITGSDNRAFNMSAFTRAALELLIEMLEAK, from the coding sequence ATGGAAGATATCACTATTTTAGGGGAAACAGCTGGCTCTCTGCTTAAAGCGCGAAAAGAGACAATTGCTGTAGCTGAATCATCGACGGGAGGCCTCATTTCATCGACATTGTTGGCGGTTCCAGGCGCGTCGGAATTTTACCTGGGTGGAGCTGTCGTCTATACCGCTCGAGCTCGAGAAGCATTTTTTCGGATAAAACAAGATGAAGTCGATAGGGCGGGATTTCGTAGCGCGACAGAGCCTTACGTTGCCCTTCTCGCAGCACGGTGTAAAACTGTACTTGCTGCTGACTGGGGGATCGCCGAGAGTGGAGCCTCTGGACCGTTTGGTAATCGCTATGGTGACCCTGCAGGTCATACGGTACTCGCGATTTCAGGAGCATATAATTGTACGCGTAGCATGATAACTGGGAGTGATAACCGGGCATTCAATATGTCTGCATTTACACGGGCAGCTCTGGAATTGCTTATAGAGATGTTAGAGGCAAAATAA